A single window of Crassostrea angulata isolate pt1a10 chromosome 8, ASM2561291v2, whole genome shotgun sequence DNA harbors:
- the LOC128160082 gene encoding serine/threonine-protein kinase PRP4 homolog gives MDKKWVRAVWREDEKEMELAIPSVWVEGNRIRWPNTSNAKSALKECKKPADKWLSFDLIKIKFSSDDYRECEDYDETTAVESECDSEPVMKRKPKKKVMSDFIMDSAEDNSSIKMQKKLPVAAPVMPPKPPQKISSKKNQDQSSLQSSRSRSPSPSTRDEMETRCSRSITPSRSWASSNSRESSMNRSMSPRSPIRSTQRSRISTSRSPIRSTQRSRISTSRSPIRSTQRSRISTSRSPIRSTQRSRISTSRSPIRSTQRPRISTSRSPIRSTQRPRISTSRSQIRSTQRPRISTPRSPIRSTQRPRISTSRSPIRSTQRPRISTSRSPIRSTQRPRISTPRSPIRSTQRPRISTSRSPIRSTQRSRISRSRSPVHSLNSSRFSRSKSRDRHHNRSRHSMSQSSERSTLRRESPKRLNKGSEHSRSYDRPCSRLSVESTPTLPSLSKRKQHQSSTDSFPMTEERFQRRVLYLLVEIRDLLKSPVTTASNTEDVDLVTIDSEEGFEALDRRLENRDFKASFKFLLQKIGGTDGTDHMKKAMLRTMTNSYMAGLNMKGKRGKKAFGSSQLYLLIKETVLTSHTQYTESKFNEDLAKFLKYAPERVGGGGRRRRD, from the exons ATGGACAAGAAGTGGGTAAGAGCTGTGTGGAGAGAGGATGAAAAAGAGATGGAGCTTGCCATACCCAGTGTATGGGTTGAAGGAAATCGCATAAGATGGCCAAATACATCAAATGCAAAATCTGCACTCAAAGAATGCAAGAAACCTGCTGACAAATGGCTTTCATTTGATCTGATAAAGATCAAGTTTTCATCAG ACGACTATCGAGAATGTGAGGACTATGATGAGACGACAGCGGTGGAATCTGAGTGTGACTCAGAACCGGTAATGAAAAGGAAACCAAAAAAGAAGGTCATGAGTGACTTTATTATGG atTCTGCTGAAGACAATTCATCAATAAAAATGCAGAAGAAGTTACCTGTAGCAG CACCAGTTATGCCGCCAAAACCACCCCAAAAAATctcttctaaaaaaaaccaagaccAGTCATCACTTCAGTCGTCCAGGTCTCGATCACCTTCACCTTCTACTAGAGATGAAATGGAAACCAGATGTAGCAGGTCTATTACACCAAGCAGGTCCTGGGCTAGTTCAAACAGTCGGGAGAGCTCGATGAATAGGTCGATGTCACCAAGAAGTCCCattcgctcaacacaaaggtccagaatttcaacatccagaagtccaattcgctcaacacaaaggtccagaatttcaacatccagaagtccaattcgctcaacacaaaggtccagaatttcaacatccagaagtccaattcgctcaacacaaaggtccagaatttcaacatccagaagtccaattcgctcaacacaaaggcccagaatttcaacatccagaagtccaattcgctcaacacaaaggcctagaatttcaacatccagaagtcaaattcgctcaacacaaaggCCAAGAATTTCAACACCCAGAAGTCCaattcgctcaacacaaaggcccagaatttcaacatccagaagtccaattcgctcaacacaaaggcccagaatttcaacatccagaagtccaattcgctcaacacaaaggCCAAGAATTTCAACACCCAGAAGTCCaattcgctcaacacaaaggccaagaatttcaacatccagaagtccaattcgctcaacacaaaggTCACGAATCTCAAGGTCCAGGAGTCCTGTTCACTCTTTGAACAGCTCAAGATTTTCAAGATCAAAAAGCAGAGACAGGCATCACAATAGGTCAAGGCACTCTATGTCACAAAGCAGTGAAAGGTCAACCCTGAGAAGAGAAAGCCCAAAAAGACTTAACAAAGGATCTGAACATTCCAGGAGCTATGATAGGCCTTGTAGCAGGTTAAGTGTAGAGAGCACCCCAACACTTCCATCTCTTTCTAAGCGAAAGCAGCATCAGTCCTCAACAGACTCCTTTCCCATGACCGAAGAAA GATTTCAGAGAAGAGTCCTCTACCTTCTTGTTGAAATAAGAGACCTTCTTAAGAGTCCAGTAACAACAGCTTCAAATACAGAAGACGTTGATCTTGTTACCATAGACTCAGAAGAAGGATTTGAAGCCTTAGACAGAAGACTTGAAAACAGGGACTTTAAAGCCAGCTTT AAATTCTTGCTTCAAAAGATTGGAGGTACAGATGGTACTGACCACATGAAGAAAGCAATGTTAAG aacTATGACAAACTCGTACATGGCTGGTCTAAACATGAAGGGAAAACGGGGAAAGAAAGCTTTTGGTTCCTCCCAACTCTACCTCCTTATAAAAG AAACTGTATTGACATCTCATACACAGTATACAGAATCAAAATTCAATGAAGATTTGGCTAAATTCCTAAAATATGCCCCGGAGCGTGTGGGAGGAGGTGGAAGAAGGAGAAGAGATTGA
- the LOC128159712 gene encoding 18 kDa learning-associated protein of slug-like, translating into MAKSIRSKRKRMLRNIKRERYAKKDLEKLKEMVALAEKDKDTEMKELYTVTEPLGSAKSAGEPSGSDGMDVDKKSRDPKTLRDENGHYPVWMNSRRVKKHKKRLQGMAKKKDNKQKSKKKR; encoded by the exons ATGGCAAAAAGTATCCGAAGTAAGCGAAAACGGATGTTGAGAAACATAAAGAGAGAACGATATGCTAAAAAGGatcttgaaaaattaaaagagaTGGTGGCTCTAGCGGAAAAAGATAAAGACACCGAAATGAAAGAACTCTACACag TGACAGAACCCCTTGGAAGTGCAAAGTCAGCTGGTGAACCATCAg GTTCAGATGGCATGGATGTTGACAAAAAATCCAGAGATCCCAAAACACTCAGAGATGAAAACGGCCACTACCCAGTGTGGATGAACTCACGACGGgtcaaaaaacacaaaaagagACTTCAAGGAATGGCTAAGAAAAAGGACAACAAACAAAAGTCCAAAAAGAAGCGATGA
- the LOC128160083 gene encoding dystroglycan 1-like, with amino-acid sequence MCGCYVTALVLMSILQIQLSSSDLLEQDSIVLTHSMSGSTPRELTGKVGQHLRYSILMPTGFQSYLMNNSNPEVSIREDGLIEVLSDSPGTRTISVSIIDNRNSTSPNATGHCSSFQTDLLIEVLKNETTGSCGKPPALRKSLDFITLSLGKIFRQQLDPDYFYDIEDGNTRQLYVTMTTGYGDPLPSNHWIQFDSNNQVIYGLVTNETATQEEVLLVVAKDLCGQSSYDAIGVDMSIDSFDHTKDKKYELMVQFSSVPTCPVEDLKNMFVFVQELKKWFNDSGEISIKERENCKLYLFMEDTEEEVSMGAGSEERTAIFDDKGESSTQFECFFLPSFQITSVHFIKLNTSPLEKDYESPTAHYSSDINHWLEIVLPVVIILCIIVIIVIILYVYYARKKKLYILRSEKPTFLEERSPVIFQTEVPVEDPTLNPRDPIILSHFDEIPSSEAELLEHRSLPSTPDYTPPTCEPPPSYRLPPPYTTSHQYW; translated from the exons ATGTGTGGGTGTTACGTAACTGCTTTGGTTCTTATGAGCATCCTGCAAATACAACTATCAAGCTCTGATCTTTTGGAACAAGACTCCATTGTTCTAACCCATTCCATGTCTGGATCTACTCCAAGGGAGCTAACTGGAAAAGTGGGACAGCACCTAAGATACTCTATTTTGATGCCAACTGGATTTCAAAGTTATCTG ATGAATAACTCTAACCCAGAAGTCAGTATAAGGGAGGATGGTCTGATTGAAGTTCTCTCTGACAGTCCTGGAACAAGGACCATATCTGTATCCATAATAGACAACAGGAACTCTACCAGTCCCAATGCTACTGGACACTGTTCCAGTTTTCAAACCGATTTACTTATAGAAGTATTGAAGAATGAAACTACAG GTTCTTGTGGTAAGCCACCTGCTCTAAGGAAATCTTTAGACTTTATCACTCTCTCCTTGGGGAAAATATTCCGACAACAGCTGGACCCGGACTACTTTTATGATATTGAGGATGGGAATACAAGACAGCTATATGTTACCATGACAACAGGGTATGGAGACCCATTGCCTAGCAACCATTGGATACAGTTTGATTCAAATAACCAAGTAATCTATGGATTAGTTACGAATGAAACAGCCACACAGGAGGAGGTTTTGTTAGTAGTGGCCAAAGACTTGTGTGGGCAGTCTTCATATGATGCCATTGGAGTTGATATGTCTATTGATAGTTTTGATCACACCAAAGACAAGAAATATGAGTTAATGGTTCAGTTTTCAAGTGTCCCCACATGTCCagttgaagatttaaaaaacatgtttgtGTTTGTTCAGGAACTTAAAAAATGGTTCAATGACAGTGGAGAAATATCcataaaagagagagagaactgcaaattatatttgtttatggaAGATACGGAAGAAGAAGTGTCAATGGGAGCAGGTTCTGAGGAAAGAACTGCTATCTTTGATGACAAGGGAGAGAGTAGTACACAGTTTGAATGCTTCTTCCTGCCAAGTTTCCAAATCACCAGTGTTCATTTCATCAAGCTTAATACCTCTCCACTGGAAAAAGACTACGAATCTCCAACAGCTCACTACTCCTCAGACATCAACCACTGGCTGGAGATTGTCCTTCCTGTGGTCATCATTCTGTGCATCATTGTCATCATTGTCATTATTCTCTATGTCTACTACGCAAGGAAGAAAAAGCTGTACATCTTACGGTCCGAAAAGCCCACGTTTCTAGAGGAGAGGAGCCCGGTCATTTTCCAGACCGAGGTTCCAGTGGAGGACCCCACCCTCAACCCACGGGATCCCATCATTCTGTCCCACTTTGATGAGATTCCCTCGTCTGAGGCAGAGTTACTGGAACACAGGTCCCTCCCGTCCACCCCTGATTACACCCCTCCAACCTGTGAGCCCCCACCCTCCTACAGGCTCCCCCCACCCTACACCACCAGTCACCAGTACTGGTGA
- the LOC128159764 gene encoding uncharacterized protein LOC128159764: MASLGRKTCRLFGCCHIKKRETKFSQDLIWSLSSRKRYFHETTGEVKDKSRTQRQDNVLLDLIKYNNDLVSSSDPFYMMNHLLKNKLFENEHIVAFNKPAGFPMTYNPPKNIRNCDLVDRVVNLDGLLPELAERLLCTKLYVALPIDRMCSGVLILTKSEDYKEFLQKRFNSLKTTNQYLYQHWDALCVGVPDKLPAEKVKLYYNKEKFRDIYLPQTVFCTPSMNTRKRGNVMYTSLSGEIITKNEERGARSSHVRVSVTSASNHVIPAFLSESFAPILGDQEYFWRAVSVMGVKMSILKQIPSSGIPRPQELSKGILHNLGIKQGHVQNLPVFLHRSAVDIVFPKNDQQENFQIKAPLPDTFLLAKYKLLKDNQSEAECMERFAGGHRLKYNPSEEGGTTDGELGYKEWEKNIITDTSTKDS, encoded by the exons aTGGCGTCACTGGGTAGAAAAACATGCAGACTCTTTGGTTGTTGTCACATTAAGAAAAGAGAGACAAAATTCTCACAGGATTTGATATGGAGCCTTTCTTCACGTAAAAGATATTTTCATGAGACCACAGGAGAAGTAAAGGACAAATCAAGAACGCAAAGACAGGACAATGTGTTACTGGATCTGATAAAGTACAATAATGATCTTGTCAGCAGTAGTGATCCATTCTACATGATGAATCATCTCTTGAAGAACAAATTGTTTGAGAAtg AACACATTGTTGCCTTCAACAAGCCAGCAGGATTTCCAATGACTT ATAATCCCCCAAAGAATATAAGGAATTGTGACTTGGTTGACCGTGTTGTAAACTTGGATGGACTTTTACCAGAGTTAGCCGAGCGCTTGCTCTGTACCAAGCTCTATGTGGCTCTACCAATAGACAG aatgtgCAGTGGTGTCCTGATTTTAACCAAGTCAGAGGATTATAAAGAGTTCCTTCAGAAGAGGTTTAACAGTCTTAAAACCACCAACCAGTACCTTTATCAGCACTGGGA TGCTTTGTGTGTCGGTGTCCCTGACAAACTGCCAGCAGAGAAAGTGAAGCTTTACTACAACAAGGAAAAGTTCAGAGATATATACCTTCCACAA ACAGTTTTCTGTACTCCCAGTATGAATACAAGAAAAAGGGGAAATGTGATGTACACATCGTTATCAGGGGAGATAATCACAAAAAATGAAGAGCGCGGAGCCAGGAGTAGCCATGTTAGGGTCTCTGTAACCTCAG CATCCAATCATGTGATTCCTGCATTCCTGAGCGAGAGTTTCGCCCCAATTCTGGGGGATCAGGAGTACTTCTGGAGAGCGGTGTCAGTCATGGGGGTCAAAATGTCAATACTCAAACAGATCCCCTCCTCAGGAATACCCAGGCCACAG GAACTTTCAAAAGGAATTCTACATAACCTTGGAATCAAGCAAGGACATGTACAGAATTTGCCGGTGTTTCTTCACAGATCTGCAGTTGATATTGTGTTTCCGAAAAACGATCAGCAAGAAAATTTCCAGATAAAGGCCCCACTACCCGACACTTTCCTCCTGGCGAAATATAAACTTCTAAAAGACAATCAGTCAGAGGCGGAGTGTATGGAACGGTTCGCTGGTGGCCATAGACTTAAATACAATCCTTCAGAGGAAGGAGGAACCACAGATGGAGAATTAGGATACAAGGAGTGGGAGAAAAATATCATAACCGATACATCAACAAAAGACTCTTGA